In one Phaenicophaeus curvirostris isolate KB17595 chromosome 19, BPBGC_Pcur_1.0, whole genome shotgun sequence genomic region, the following are encoded:
- the TEPSIN gene encoding AP-4 complex accessory subunit tepsin isoform X2, with protein MAAPLRDRLTFLSRLPVLLRGTADDETPCPGYLFEEIAKISHESLGSSQCLLEYLLNRLQSSSCHVKLKVLKILQHTCAQGSPEFVQQLRRNACFIRDAAVFSGPPDPLHGNSLNQKVRAAAQDLTSVLFLDAPLPPPAALLARPLPPAGMGSSPSPCGSLQGFGFSSEQSGSASPGEALLSSIQRAAEAVAHAVLPSPAQPRPHRRELHEEDSYEPVRAPSPTRSPTRAGKPPAAAAAHGTRVSHQPGLAGGGWEEADSGHSSQDSSQGNGEMSRTSDSCSKSGSDSHSGASRELAHVAERVDADSLGDCVREVSLVSTLTHGTRVFLTREEAQHFLKECGLLNCEVVLELLSRALGDPRDSIRMRSMCAISSLMCSDLLSLDQIFAATRQHLQQLSQGSPGPVANRATKILRQFEALCRDRPSPKTTRPSLDPSMESTSNPGDLLTDFPLLAGESTLTPLSVASLPGQEQGLEAERHGQPGAVVPPCPYEPEAASRLAGAGSLSLFAGMELVAQPGTVLCPDSLVEPKPPSQDRPMDAEGSRQPSAFAFLNV; from the exons ATGGCGGCGCCGCTGCGGGACCGACTCACGTTCCTGAGCCGG ctcccggTGCTGCTGCGGGGCACAGCGGATGACGAGACCCCTTGCCCCGGGTACCTGTTTGAGGAGATTGCCA AGATCTCCCACGAGTCGCTCGGCAGCAGCCAGTGCCTGCTGGAATATCTCCTCAACCGGttgcagagcagctcctgccacGTCAAGCTGAAG GTGCTGAAGATCCTGCAGCACACGTGCGCCCAGGGCTCCCCTGAGTTCGTCCAGCAGCTGAGGAGGAACGCCTGCTTCATCCGGGATGCAGCAG TATTCTctgggcccccagaccccctccaTGGAAACAGCTTGAACCAGAAGGTCCGGGCGGCTGCACAG GACTTGACCAGCGTTCTCTTTTTGGATGCACCGCTCCCACCTCCTGCCGCGCTGCTTGCCCGTCCCCTGCCTCCTGCAG GCatgggctccagccccagcccgtGTGGCTCCCTGCAAGGATTTGGCTTCAGCAGTGAGCAGAGCGGCTCTG CTTCTCCAGGAGAAGCCCTGCTGAGCTCCATCCAGCGGGCGGCTGAAGCGGTGGCCCACGCTGTGCTCCCCTCCCCGGCGCAGCCTAGACCTCATCGCAGGGAGCTCCACGAGGAGGATTCCTACGAGCCTGTGAGAGCCCCGTCTCCCACCAGGAGCCcgaccagagctgggaagcctCCAGCAGCCGCCGCAGCGCACGGCACCCGAG TGAGCCACCAGCCGGGGCTGGCCGGCGGCGGATGGGAGGAGGCGGACAGCGGGCACAGCTCCCAGGACTCCTCGCAGGGGAACGGTGAGATGAGCCGAACCTCGGACTCCTGCAGCAAATCAGGCAGCGACAGCCACTCCGGGGCCAGCCGGGAGCTGGCTCACGTGGCTGAGAG GGTAGATGCTGACAGCCTGGGTGACTGCGTGCGGGAGGTGAGCCTGGTGTCGACGCTGACCCACGGCACCAGGGTTTTCCTCACCCGGGAGGAAGCACAGCACTTCCTCAAGGA GTGCGGGCTGCTGAACTGTGAGgtggtgctggagctgctcagccgGGCGCTGGGAGACCCCCGGGACAGCATCCGCATG AGGTCCATGTGTGCCATCTCCTCCCTCATGTGCTCGGATCTGCTCTCCCTGGACCAGATCTTCGCCGCGACGCGGCAGCACCTACAGCAGCTCAGCCAAGGCAGCCCTGGACCTGTCGCCAACCGAGCGACCAAG ATCCTGCGGCAGTTTGAGGCGCTCTGCAGAGACCGCCCTTCCCCGAAAACCACACGCCCGAGCTTGGACCCTTCCATGGAGTCAACCTCAAACCCTGGGGACCTGCTGACAGACTTTCCACTCCTGGCCGGCGAGAGCACCCTGACCCCACTGAGCGTCGCCTCGCTGcctgggcaggagcaggggctTGAAGCGGAGCGCCACGGGCAGCCCGGTGCCGTGGTGCCACCGTGCCCATATGAGCCAGAGGCGGCGAGCAGGCTGGCAGGGGCTGGTAGCCTCTCCCTCTTTGCTGGTATGGAGCTGGTAGCCCAACCTGGCACGGTGCTGTGCCCGGACTCGCTGGTAGAGCCAAAGCCACCATCCCAGGACAGACCAATGGATGCAGAGGGCAGCCGTCAGCCATCAGCCTTCGCCTTCCTCAACGTGTAG
- the TEPSIN gene encoding AP-4 complex accessory subunit tepsin isoform X1 codes for MAAPLRDRLTFLSRLPVLLRGTADDETPCPGYLFEEIAKISHESLGSSQCLLEYLLNRLQSSSCHVKLKVLKILQHTCAQGSPEFVQQLRRNACFIRDAAVFSGPPDPLHGNSLNQKVRAAAQDLTSVLFLDAPLPPPAALLARPLPPAGMGSSPSPCGSLQGFGFSSEQSGSASPGEALLSSIQRAAEAVAHAVLPSPAQPRPHRRELHEEDSYEPVRAPSPTRSPTRAGKPPAAAAAHGTRAVSHQPGLAGGGWEEADSGHSSQDSSQGNGEMSRTSDSCSKSGSDSHSGASRELAHVAERVDADSLGDCVREVSLVSTLTHGTRVFLTREEAQHFLKECGLLNCEVVLELLSRALGDPRDSIRMRSMCAISSLMCSDLLSLDQIFAATRQHLQQLSQGSPGPVANRATKILRQFEALCRDRPSPKTTRPSLDPSMESTSNPGDLLTDFPLLAGESTLTPLSVASLPGQEQGLEAERHGQPGAVVPPCPYEPEAASRLAGAGSLSLFAGMELVAQPGTVLCPDSLVEPKPPSQDRPMDAEGSRQPSAFAFLNV; via the exons ATGGCGGCGCCGCTGCGGGACCGACTCACGTTCCTGAGCCGG ctcccggTGCTGCTGCGGGGCACAGCGGATGACGAGACCCCTTGCCCCGGGTACCTGTTTGAGGAGATTGCCA AGATCTCCCACGAGTCGCTCGGCAGCAGCCAGTGCCTGCTGGAATATCTCCTCAACCGGttgcagagcagctcctgccacGTCAAGCTGAAG GTGCTGAAGATCCTGCAGCACACGTGCGCCCAGGGCTCCCCTGAGTTCGTCCAGCAGCTGAGGAGGAACGCCTGCTTCATCCGGGATGCAGCAG TATTCTctgggcccccagaccccctccaTGGAAACAGCTTGAACCAGAAGGTCCGGGCGGCTGCACAG GACTTGACCAGCGTTCTCTTTTTGGATGCACCGCTCCCACCTCCTGCCGCGCTGCTTGCCCGTCCCCTGCCTCCTGCAG GCatgggctccagccccagcccgtGTGGCTCCCTGCAAGGATTTGGCTTCAGCAGTGAGCAGAGCGGCTCTG CTTCTCCAGGAGAAGCCCTGCTGAGCTCCATCCAGCGGGCGGCTGAAGCGGTGGCCCACGCTGTGCTCCCCTCCCCGGCGCAGCCTAGACCTCATCGCAGGGAGCTCCACGAGGAGGATTCCTACGAGCCTGTGAGAGCCCCGTCTCCCACCAGGAGCCcgaccagagctgggaagcctCCAGCAGCCGCCGCAGCGCACGGCACCCGAG CAGTGAGCCACCAGCCGGGGCTGGCCGGCGGCGGATGGGAGGAGGCGGACAGCGGGCACAGCTCCCAGGACTCCTCGCAGGGGAACGGTGAGATGAGCCGAACCTCGGACTCCTGCAGCAAATCAGGCAGCGACAGCCACTCCGGGGCCAGCCGGGAGCTGGCTCACGTGGCTGAGAG GGTAGATGCTGACAGCCTGGGTGACTGCGTGCGGGAGGTGAGCCTGGTGTCGACGCTGACCCACGGCACCAGGGTTTTCCTCACCCGGGAGGAAGCACAGCACTTCCTCAAGGA GTGCGGGCTGCTGAACTGTGAGgtggtgctggagctgctcagccgGGCGCTGGGAGACCCCCGGGACAGCATCCGCATG AGGTCCATGTGTGCCATCTCCTCCCTCATGTGCTCGGATCTGCTCTCCCTGGACCAGATCTTCGCCGCGACGCGGCAGCACCTACAGCAGCTCAGCCAAGGCAGCCCTGGACCTGTCGCCAACCGAGCGACCAAG ATCCTGCGGCAGTTTGAGGCGCTCTGCAGAGACCGCCCTTCCCCGAAAACCACACGCCCGAGCTTGGACCCTTCCATGGAGTCAACCTCAAACCCTGGGGACCTGCTGACAGACTTTCCACTCCTGGCCGGCGAGAGCACCCTGACCCCACTGAGCGTCGCCTCGCTGcctgggcaggagcaggggctTGAAGCGGAGCGCCACGGGCAGCCCGGTGCCGTGGTGCCACCGTGCCCATATGAGCCAGAGGCGGCGAGCAGGCTGGCAGGGGCTGGTAGCCTCTCCCTCTTTGCTGGTATGGAGCTGGTAGCCCAACCTGGCACGGTGCTGTGCCCGGACTCGCTGGTAGAGCCAAAGCCACCATCCCAGGACAGACCAATGGATGCAGAGGGCAGCCGTCAGCCATCAGCCTTCGCCTTCCTCAACGTGTAG
- the TEPSIN gene encoding AP-4 complex accessory subunit tepsin isoform X3 — protein sequence MTRPLAPGTCLRRLPSSSCHVKLKVLKILQHTCAQGSPEFVQQLRRNACFIRDAAVFSGPPDPLHGNSLNQKVRAAAQDLTSVLFLDAPLPPPAALLARPLPPAGMGSSPSPCGSLQGFGFSSEQSGSASPGEALLSSIQRAAEAVAHAVLPSPAQPRPHRRELHEEDSYEPVRAPSPTRSPTRAGKPPAAAAAHGTRAVSHQPGLAGGGWEEADSGHSSQDSSQGNGEMSRTSDSCSKSGSDSHSGASRELAHVAERVDADSLGDCVREVSLVSTLTHGTRVFLTREEAQHFLKECGLLNCEVVLELLSRALGDPRDSIRMRSMCAISSLMCSDLLSLDQIFAATRQHLQQLSQGSPGPVANRATKILRQFEALCRDRPSPKTTRPSLDPSMESTSNPGDLLTDFPLLAGESTLTPLSVASLPGQEQGLEAERHGQPGAVVPPCPYEPEAASRLAGAGSLSLFAGMELVAQPGTVLCPDSLVEPKPPSQDRPMDAEGSRQPSAFAFLNV from the exons ATGACGAGACCCCTTGCCCCGGGTACCTGTTTGAGGAGATTGCCA agcagctcctgccacGTCAAGCTGAAG GTGCTGAAGATCCTGCAGCACACGTGCGCCCAGGGCTCCCCTGAGTTCGTCCAGCAGCTGAGGAGGAACGCCTGCTTCATCCGGGATGCAGCAG TATTCTctgggcccccagaccccctccaTGGAAACAGCTTGAACCAGAAGGTCCGGGCGGCTGCACAG GACTTGACCAGCGTTCTCTTTTTGGATGCACCGCTCCCACCTCCTGCCGCGCTGCTTGCCCGTCCCCTGCCTCCTGCAG GCatgggctccagccccagcccgtGTGGCTCCCTGCAAGGATTTGGCTTCAGCAGTGAGCAGAGCGGCTCTG CTTCTCCAGGAGAAGCCCTGCTGAGCTCCATCCAGCGGGCGGCTGAAGCGGTGGCCCACGCTGTGCTCCCCTCCCCGGCGCAGCCTAGACCTCATCGCAGGGAGCTCCACGAGGAGGATTCCTACGAGCCTGTGAGAGCCCCGTCTCCCACCAGGAGCCcgaccagagctgggaagcctCCAGCAGCCGCCGCAGCGCACGGCACCCGAG CAGTGAGCCACCAGCCGGGGCTGGCCGGCGGCGGATGGGAGGAGGCGGACAGCGGGCACAGCTCCCAGGACTCCTCGCAGGGGAACGGTGAGATGAGCCGAACCTCGGACTCCTGCAGCAAATCAGGCAGCGACAGCCACTCCGGGGCCAGCCGGGAGCTGGCTCACGTGGCTGAGAG GGTAGATGCTGACAGCCTGGGTGACTGCGTGCGGGAGGTGAGCCTGGTGTCGACGCTGACCCACGGCACCAGGGTTTTCCTCACCCGGGAGGAAGCACAGCACTTCCTCAAGGA GTGCGGGCTGCTGAACTGTGAGgtggtgctggagctgctcagccgGGCGCTGGGAGACCCCCGGGACAGCATCCGCATG AGGTCCATGTGTGCCATCTCCTCCCTCATGTGCTCGGATCTGCTCTCCCTGGACCAGATCTTCGCCGCGACGCGGCAGCACCTACAGCAGCTCAGCCAAGGCAGCCCTGGACCTGTCGCCAACCGAGCGACCAAG ATCCTGCGGCAGTTTGAGGCGCTCTGCAGAGACCGCCCTTCCCCGAAAACCACACGCCCGAGCTTGGACCCTTCCATGGAGTCAACCTCAAACCCTGGGGACCTGCTGACAGACTTTCCACTCCTGGCCGGCGAGAGCACCCTGACCCCACTGAGCGTCGCCTCGCTGcctgggcaggagcaggggctTGAAGCGGAGCGCCACGGGCAGCCCGGTGCCGTGGTGCCACCGTGCCCATATGAGCCAGAGGCGGCGAGCAGGCTGGCAGGGGCTGGTAGCCTCTCCCTCTTTGCTGGTATGGAGCTGGTAGCCCAACCTGGCACGGTGCTGTGCCCGGACTCGCTGGTAGAGCCAAAGCCACCATCCCAGGACAGACCAATGGATGCAGAGGGCAGCCGTCAGCCATCAGCCTTCGCCTTCCTCAACGTGTAG